In Spinacia oleracea cultivar Varoflay chromosome 5, BTI_SOV_V1, whole genome shotgun sequence, a single window of DNA contains:
- the LOC110796222 gene encoding protein FAR-RED-ELONGATED HYPOCOTYL 1-LIKE: MKHDSSNLKKRKLLGAAASDLGLPAPKHVCCEAANRSECDSSFFVRSVDEEDVHVFDTLAESTQDSNSIPGDSQSSAEVIFDAGNFRKMDSYDEASTSWASSRPVISLDSLSLDHINHSIEREQYQLPNQDNTGWHDIDWMDDCIDSSYCKDNKQQAAEQLEGLLSSTGMVSSERWTLNPEAQVGRQKPTIDQEFEQYFSTLML; encoded by the exons ATGAAACATGATAGTTCCAACTTGAAGAAGAGAAAACTGTTAGGTGCAGCTGCTTCAGATTTGGGCCTGCCTGCACCAAAGCATGTATGTTGTGAGGCAGCAAACAGATCTGAATGTGATTCTTCATTCTTCGTGAGATCTGTAGATGAAGAGGATGTACACGTATTTGACACGCTAGCTGAATCAACTCAAGACAGTAATAGTATTCCTGGGGATTCACAGTCATCTGCAGAAGTGATATTTGATGCAGGTAATTTTCGAAAGATGGATTCGTATGACGAGGCTTCTACTTCCTGGGCTAGTTCAAGACCAGTAATATCCCTTGATTCCCTTTCTCTGGACCATATAAATCATAGCATTGAAAGGGAACAATATCAACTTCCTAATCAAGATAATACTGGATGGCATGATATTGATTGGATGGATGACTGTATCGACTCTTCTTATTGCAAGGACAACAAGCAGCAGGCTGCTGAACAACTTGAAGGGTTACTTTCCTCCACTGGGATGGTATCGTCAGAAAGGTGGACTCTCAATCCAG AGGCTCAAGTGGGAAGACAGAAGCCAACAATTGATCAAGAATTCGAGCAGTACTTTTCAACGCTTATGTTGTAA
- the LOC110796221 gene encoding uncharacterized protein isoform X2: MPPTALSKNKSLASSGDIDHELDYRRTSRQHQTSRFAREKPLSPRTSQSLKFKDKCSGSHQQPQERKGASKEEEELVKYMSKVPGFLQRGEKVQDNALNFGVLDWGRLQKWTHKHEKTLESERITRPAAGSCSSSATENSEALFLCREQPGISNSNSAHILDFSPVVKPLSRKPLNRTVLKTSSNSTTDEKQKTSKKNTHRKKDSANSISAKYKENSSSGDGCVLKMSDCNHEILAAGNRKVSNSDSDALKCCENIEGLRLDTPHQYFSGKQEGIVLLLPKDFSGSASSEVHHRSSLDGKSVDHNWGSFSDIFSIDEIHPDESFYDIPHSCSLKNAVETEKELDLKLDTLIRAQGIESPVNPSNMSLHSTENKIEVATSTSAETAGDSLRHRFSSGIARMTKSLSFREGSVQPPISSTYVSAKSGPAKPECFTYSESRSIKANMSARARASPLRRLLDPFLKSKVPNQVSEKSNELIMKQPIPTEVAENEKHEASTVKALLHLSVKSGLPLFKFVVEIKNEIFATTVKTLSTLEKDGIRWLYTFCSVNRAQKRSGGRKIQGFKRSGFGYNVVGQMTVSEPHFPSWCKQESNGGNKIKESVLYSVGVNNIDGATSEFKKSRELAAIVGNMPDTTGKSSITYDEYNLDNWFSDLEHENLGHVVVILPGSDHSLPHEGVPSSLINRWRSGGSCDCGGWDIGCKLRILTDRRHHKVVQTQFDLYDQGEAKKHRPFFRMIPLRNGLFSVEFDAKITSLQAFSVSVALINSRKPDTIDQGESKEEFGGTNASMDNSYEGHDIYAPPPPLSPVGRV, encoded by the exons ATGCCTCCGACAGCACTGTCGAAAAACAAGAGTTTAGCATCTTCTGGTGACATTGATCATGAATTGGATTACAGAAGGACATCAAGACAGCACCAAACATCGAGGTTTGCTAGGGAGAAGCCTTTGTCTCCAAGAACTAGTCAAAGTTTGAAGTTCAAAGATAAG TGTTCTGGCAGTCATCAGCAGCCTCAGGAGAGGAAAGGTGCGAGTAAGGAGGAGGAGGAGCTTGTTAAGTACATGTCCAAGGTGCCTGGTTTTCTTCAAAGAGGAGAAAAGGTCCAAGATAATGCTTTAAATTTTGGAGTTCTTGATTGGGGTCGTCTACAGAAATGGACACACAAACATGAAAAAACCTTAGAGAGTGAGAGAATTACTAGACCTGCCGCTGGAAGTTGTTCTTCATCTGCTACGGAAAATTCTGAGGCTTTGTTTCTCTGCAGAGAGCAACCTGGTATTTCTAATAGTAATTCAGCCCACATACTTGATTTTTCTCCAGTTGTCAAACCTCTTAGTAGAAAGCCACTGAACCGCACAGTTCTGAAAACCTCATCAAACAGTACCACAGATGAGAAGCAGAAAACCAGCAAGAAAAATACTCATAGAAAAAAAGATTCTGCAAATTCCATATCTGCCAAATACAAGGAAAACTCTTCGAGTGGCGATGGTTGTGTGCTAAAAATGAGTGATTGTAATCATGAAATCTTAGCAGCAGGGAACAGAAAAGTCAGCAACTCGGATAGTGATGCATTAAAGTGTTGTGAGAACATTGAAGGACTTAGACTTGATACTCCACATCAGTATTTCTCTGGTAAGCAGGAGGGCATTGTTCTCCTCTTGCCCAAAGATTTCTCTGGTTCTGCAAGCTCAGAGGTGCATCATAGATCATCACTCGATGGGAAGTCAGTTGATCATAACTGGGGTAGCTTTtctgatatattttccattgaTGAGATTCACCCAGATGAGTCATTTTATGATATTCCACATTCTTGCTCCCTGAAAAATGCAGTTGAGACAGAGAAGGAACTGGATTTAAAGCTTGATACTTTGATCAGAGCTCAGGGCATTGAGAGTCCAGTCAACCCGTCAAATATGTCTTTGCACTCTACTGAGAATAAAATAGAAGTAGCAACAAGTACTTCAGCTGAAACGGCTGGAGATAGTTTAAGACATCGGTTTAGTAGTGGCATAGCTAGGATGACGAAAAGCCTTAGCTTTAGAGAGGGTTCAGTTCAACCTCCAATTAGCTCCACTTATGTAAGTGCCAAGTCTGGTCCTGCTAAACCCGAGTGTTTCACTTATAGTGAATCTCGAAGCATCAAAGCAAATATGAGTGCCAGAGCAAGAGCTAGTCCTTTAAGAAGACTACTAGACCCATTTCTGAAATCTAAGGTCCCAAACCAAGTGAGTGAAAAGTCAAATGAGTTGATAATGAAGCAGCCAATACCTACAGAAGTGGCTGAGAATGAAAAACACGAGGCATCAACAGTTAAAGCACTTTTGCATCTTTCAGTTAAGAGTGGGTTACCTTTGTTTAAGTTTGTGGTTGAAATTAAAAATGAGATATTTGCAACTACGGTTAAAACATTAAGCACACTAGAAAAGGATGGTATCAGATGGTTATACACTTTCTGTTCTGTTAATAGAGCCCAAAAGAGGAGTGGTGGCCGGAAAATTCAAGGGTTTAAACGATCTGGATTTGGGTACAATGTTGTTGGTCAAATGACGGTTTCAGAACCTCATTTTCCAAGCTGGTGTAAACAGGAATCCAATGGAGGAAACAAGATAAAAGAATCAGTCTTGTATAGTGTTGGTGTAAACAATATAGATGGTGCAACTTCAGAATTCAAGAAAAGCAGAGAGCTGGCGGCGATAGTAGGAAACATGCCTGATACTACTGGGAAAAGCAGCATTACTTATGACGAGTATAATCTGGATAACTGGTTTTCTGACTTGGAACATGAGAATTTGGGGCATGTAGTTGTCATACTACCAGGTTCCGACCACAGCTTGCCTCATGAAGGTGTGCCGTCTTCTTTGATTAACCGTTGGAGATCAGGCGGATCATGTGATTGTGGAGGGTGGGATATTGGGTGCAAGTTGAGAATTCTCACTGACAGGCGACACCACAAGGTTGTACAAACTCAATTTGATCTATATGATCAG GGAGAAGCTAAGAAACACAGGCCTTTCTTTAGGATGATTCCTCTTCGAAATGGACTTTTCTCAGTGGAATTTGATGCCAAAATTACTTCTTTGCAAGCATTTTCGGTATCTGTTGCACTGATCAACAGTCGAAAACCAGACACAATAGACCAAGGTGAATCAAAAGAGGAGTTTGGTGGGACAAATGCCTCTATGGACAATAGCTATGAAGGCCATGACATCTATGCCCCACCTCCGCCCCTCTCTCCTGTTGGCAGAGTATAA
- the LOC110796221 gene encoding uncharacterized protein isoform X1 codes for MPPTALSKNKSLASSGDIDHELDYRRTSRQHQTSRFAREKPLSPRTSQSLKFKDKVVIRPPHSDLPLEFVKNANNVFVVQTKCSGSHQQPQERKGASKEEEELVKYMSKVPGFLQRGEKVQDNALNFGVLDWGRLQKWTHKHEKTLESERITRPAAGSCSSSATENSEALFLCREQPGISNSNSAHILDFSPVVKPLSRKPLNRTVLKTSSNSTTDEKQKTSKKNTHRKKDSANSISAKYKENSSSGDGCVLKMSDCNHEILAAGNRKVSNSDSDALKCCENIEGLRLDTPHQYFSGKQEGIVLLLPKDFSGSASSEVHHRSSLDGKSVDHNWGSFSDIFSIDEIHPDESFYDIPHSCSLKNAVETEKELDLKLDTLIRAQGIESPVNPSNMSLHSTENKIEVATSTSAETAGDSLRHRFSSGIARMTKSLSFREGSVQPPISSTYVSAKSGPAKPECFTYSESRSIKANMSARARASPLRRLLDPFLKSKVPNQVSEKSNELIMKQPIPTEVAENEKHEASTVKALLHLSVKSGLPLFKFVVEIKNEIFATTVKTLSTLEKDGIRWLYTFCSVNRAQKRSGGRKIQGFKRSGFGYNVVGQMTVSEPHFPSWCKQESNGGNKIKESVLYSVGVNNIDGATSEFKKSRELAAIVGNMPDTTGKSSITYDEYNLDNWFSDLEHENLGHVVVILPGSDHSLPHEGVPSSLINRWRSGGSCDCGGWDIGCKLRILTDRRHHKVVQTQFDLYDQGEAKKHRPFFRMIPLRNGLFSVEFDAKITSLQAFSVSVALINSRKPDTIDQGESKEEFGGTNASMDNSYEGHDIYAPPPPLSPVGRV; via the exons ATGCCTCCGACAGCACTGTCGAAAAACAAGAGTTTAGCATCTTCTGGTGACATTGATCATGAATTGGATTACAGAAGGACATCAAGACAGCACCAAACATCGAGGTTTGCTAGGGAGAAGCCTTTGTCTCCAAGAACTAGTCAAAGTTTGAAGTTCAAAGATAAGGTCGTCATTCGTCCTCCACATTCTGATCTTCCCCTTGAGTTTGTGAAAAATGCTAATAATGTGTTTGTCGTCCAAACAAAGTGTTCTGGCAGTCATCAGCAGCCTCAGGAGAGGAAAGGTGCGAGTAAGGAGGAGGAGGAGCTTGTTAAGTACATGTCCAAGGTGCCTGGTTTTCTTCAAAGAGGAGAAAAGGTCCAAGATAATGCTTTAAATTTTGGAGTTCTTGATTGGGGTCGTCTACAGAAATGGACACACAAACATGAAAAAACCTTAGAGAGTGAGAGAATTACTAGACCTGCCGCTGGAAGTTGTTCTTCATCTGCTACGGAAAATTCTGAGGCTTTGTTTCTCTGCAGAGAGCAACCTGGTATTTCTAATAGTAATTCAGCCCACATACTTGATTTTTCTCCAGTTGTCAAACCTCTTAGTAGAAAGCCACTGAACCGCACAGTTCTGAAAACCTCATCAAACAGTACCACAGATGAGAAGCAGAAAACCAGCAAGAAAAATACTCATAGAAAAAAAGATTCTGCAAATTCCATATCTGCCAAATACAAGGAAAACTCTTCGAGTGGCGATGGTTGTGTGCTAAAAATGAGTGATTGTAATCATGAAATCTTAGCAGCAGGGAACAGAAAAGTCAGCAACTCGGATAGTGATGCATTAAAGTGTTGTGAGAACATTGAAGGACTTAGACTTGATACTCCACATCAGTATTTCTCTGGTAAGCAGGAGGGCATTGTTCTCCTCTTGCCCAAAGATTTCTCTGGTTCTGCAAGCTCAGAGGTGCATCATAGATCATCACTCGATGGGAAGTCAGTTGATCATAACTGGGGTAGCTTTtctgatatattttccattgaTGAGATTCACCCAGATGAGTCATTTTATGATATTCCACATTCTTGCTCCCTGAAAAATGCAGTTGAGACAGAGAAGGAACTGGATTTAAAGCTTGATACTTTGATCAGAGCTCAGGGCATTGAGAGTCCAGTCAACCCGTCAAATATGTCTTTGCACTCTACTGAGAATAAAATAGAAGTAGCAACAAGTACTTCAGCTGAAACGGCTGGAGATAGTTTAAGACATCGGTTTAGTAGTGGCATAGCTAGGATGACGAAAAGCCTTAGCTTTAGAGAGGGTTCAGTTCAACCTCCAATTAGCTCCACTTATGTAAGTGCCAAGTCTGGTCCTGCTAAACCCGAGTGTTTCACTTATAGTGAATCTCGAAGCATCAAAGCAAATATGAGTGCCAGAGCAAGAGCTAGTCCTTTAAGAAGACTACTAGACCCATTTCTGAAATCTAAGGTCCCAAACCAAGTGAGTGAAAAGTCAAATGAGTTGATAATGAAGCAGCCAATACCTACAGAAGTGGCTGAGAATGAAAAACACGAGGCATCAACAGTTAAAGCACTTTTGCATCTTTCAGTTAAGAGTGGGTTACCTTTGTTTAAGTTTGTGGTTGAAATTAAAAATGAGATATTTGCAACTACGGTTAAAACATTAAGCACACTAGAAAAGGATGGTATCAGATGGTTATACACTTTCTGTTCTGTTAATAGAGCCCAAAAGAGGAGTGGTGGCCGGAAAATTCAAGGGTTTAAACGATCTGGATTTGGGTACAATGTTGTTGGTCAAATGACGGTTTCAGAACCTCATTTTCCAAGCTGGTGTAAACAGGAATCCAATGGAGGAAACAAGATAAAAGAATCAGTCTTGTATAGTGTTGGTGTAAACAATATAGATGGTGCAACTTCAGAATTCAAGAAAAGCAGAGAGCTGGCGGCGATAGTAGGAAACATGCCTGATACTACTGGGAAAAGCAGCATTACTTATGACGAGTATAATCTGGATAACTGGTTTTCTGACTTGGAACATGAGAATTTGGGGCATGTAGTTGTCATACTACCAGGTTCCGACCACAGCTTGCCTCATGAAGGTGTGCCGTCTTCTTTGATTAACCGTTGGAGATCAGGCGGATCATGTGATTGTGGAGGGTGGGATATTGGGTGCAAGTTGAGAATTCTCACTGACAGGCGACACCACAAGGTTGTACAAACTCAATTTGATCTATATGATCAG GGAGAAGCTAAGAAACACAGGCCTTTCTTTAGGATGATTCCTCTTCGAAATGGACTTTTCTCAGTGGAATTTGATGCCAAAATTACTTCTTTGCAAGCATTTTCGGTATCTGTTGCACTGATCAACAGTCGAAAACCAGACACAATAGACCAAGGTGAATCAAAAGAGGAGTTTGGTGGGACAAATGCCTCTATGGACAATAGCTATGAAGGCCATGACATCTATGCCCCACCTCCGCCCCTCTCTCCTGTTGGCAGAGTATAA
- the LOC110796221 gene encoding uncharacterized protein isoform X3 — protein MSKVPGFLQRGEKVQDNALNFGVLDWGRLQKWTHKHEKTLESERITRPAAGSCSSSATENSEALFLCREQPGISNSNSAHILDFSPVVKPLSRKPLNRTVLKTSSNSTTDEKQKTSKKNTHRKKDSANSISAKYKENSSSGDGCVLKMSDCNHEILAAGNRKVSNSDSDALKCCENIEGLRLDTPHQYFSGKQEGIVLLLPKDFSGSASSEVHHRSSLDGKSVDHNWGSFSDIFSIDEIHPDESFYDIPHSCSLKNAVETEKELDLKLDTLIRAQGIESPVNPSNMSLHSTENKIEVATSTSAETAGDSLRHRFSSGIARMTKSLSFREGSVQPPISSTYVSAKSGPAKPECFTYSESRSIKANMSARARASPLRRLLDPFLKSKVPNQVSEKSNELIMKQPIPTEVAENEKHEASTVKALLHLSVKSGLPLFKFVVEIKNEIFATTVKTLSTLEKDGIRWLYTFCSVNRAQKRSGGRKIQGFKRSGFGYNVVGQMTVSEPHFPSWCKQESNGGNKIKESVLYSVGVNNIDGATSEFKKSRELAAIVGNMPDTTGKSSITYDEYNLDNWFSDLEHENLGHVVVILPGSDHSLPHEGVPSSLINRWRSGGSCDCGGWDIGCKLRILTDRRHHKVVQTQFDLYDQGEAKKHRPFFRMIPLRNGLFSVEFDAKITSLQAFSVSVALINSRKPDTIDQGESKEEFGGTNASMDNSYEGHDIYAPPPPLSPVGRV, from the exons ATGTCCAAGGTGCCTGGTTTTCTTCAAAGAGGAGAAAAGGTCCAAGATAATGCTTTAAATTTTGGAGTTCTTGATTGGGGTCGTCTACAGAAATGGACACACAAACATGAAAAAACCTTAGAGAGTGAGAGAATTACTAGACCTGCCGCTGGAAGTTGTTCTTCATCTGCTACGGAAAATTCTGAGGCTTTGTTTCTCTGCAGAGAGCAACCTGGTATTTCTAATAGTAATTCAGCCCACATACTTGATTTTTCTCCAGTTGTCAAACCTCTTAGTAGAAAGCCACTGAACCGCACAGTTCTGAAAACCTCATCAAACAGTACCACAGATGAGAAGCAGAAAACCAGCAAGAAAAATACTCATAGAAAAAAAGATTCTGCAAATTCCATATCTGCCAAATACAAGGAAAACTCTTCGAGTGGCGATGGTTGTGTGCTAAAAATGAGTGATTGTAATCATGAAATCTTAGCAGCAGGGAACAGAAAAGTCAGCAACTCGGATAGTGATGCATTAAAGTGTTGTGAGAACATTGAAGGACTTAGACTTGATACTCCACATCAGTATTTCTCTGGTAAGCAGGAGGGCATTGTTCTCCTCTTGCCCAAAGATTTCTCTGGTTCTGCAAGCTCAGAGGTGCATCATAGATCATCACTCGATGGGAAGTCAGTTGATCATAACTGGGGTAGCTTTtctgatatattttccattgaTGAGATTCACCCAGATGAGTCATTTTATGATATTCCACATTCTTGCTCCCTGAAAAATGCAGTTGAGACAGAGAAGGAACTGGATTTAAAGCTTGATACTTTGATCAGAGCTCAGGGCATTGAGAGTCCAGTCAACCCGTCAAATATGTCTTTGCACTCTACTGAGAATAAAATAGAAGTAGCAACAAGTACTTCAGCTGAAACGGCTGGAGATAGTTTAAGACATCGGTTTAGTAGTGGCATAGCTAGGATGACGAAAAGCCTTAGCTTTAGAGAGGGTTCAGTTCAACCTCCAATTAGCTCCACTTATGTAAGTGCCAAGTCTGGTCCTGCTAAACCCGAGTGTTTCACTTATAGTGAATCTCGAAGCATCAAAGCAAATATGAGTGCCAGAGCAAGAGCTAGTCCTTTAAGAAGACTACTAGACCCATTTCTGAAATCTAAGGTCCCAAACCAAGTGAGTGAAAAGTCAAATGAGTTGATAATGAAGCAGCCAATACCTACAGAAGTGGCTGAGAATGAAAAACACGAGGCATCAACAGTTAAAGCACTTTTGCATCTTTCAGTTAAGAGTGGGTTACCTTTGTTTAAGTTTGTGGTTGAAATTAAAAATGAGATATTTGCAACTACGGTTAAAACATTAAGCACACTAGAAAAGGATGGTATCAGATGGTTATACACTTTCTGTTCTGTTAATAGAGCCCAAAAGAGGAGTGGTGGCCGGAAAATTCAAGGGTTTAAACGATCTGGATTTGGGTACAATGTTGTTGGTCAAATGACGGTTTCAGAACCTCATTTTCCAAGCTGGTGTAAACAGGAATCCAATGGAGGAAACAAGATAAAAGAATCAGTCTTGTATAGTGTTGGTGTAAACAATATAGATGGTGCAACTTCAGAATTCAAGAAAAGCAGAGAGCTGGCGGCGATAGTAGGAAACATGCCTGATACTACTGGGAAAAGCAGCATTACTTATGACGAGTATAATCTGGATAACTGGTTTTCTGACTTGGAACATGAGAATTTGGGGCATGTAGTTGTCATACTACCAGGTTCCGACCACAGCTTGCCTCATGAAGGTGTGCCGTCTTCTTTGATTAACCGTTGGAGATCAGGCGGATCATGTGATTGTGGAGGGTGGGATATTGGGTGCAAGTTGAGAATTCTCACTGACAGGCGACACCACAAGGTTGTACAAACTCAATTTGATCTATATGATCAG GGAGAAGCTAAGAAACACAGGCCTTTCTTTAGGATGATTCCTCTTCGAAATGGACTTTTCTCAGTGGAATTTGATGCCAAAATTACTTCTTTGCAAGCATTTTCGGTATCTGTTGCACTGATCAACAGTCGAAAACCAGACACAATAGACCAAGGTGAATCAAAAGAGGAGTTTGGTGGGACAAATGCCTCTATGGACAATAGCTATGAAGGCCATGACATCTATGCCCCACCTCCGCCCCTCTCTCCTGTTGGCAGAGTATAA